A stretch of the bacterium genome encodes the following:
- the hisS gene encoding histidine--tRNA ligase has translation MEKIKAVRGTRDILPEEAGKWQFLESKAREFFSIYNYKEIRTPVFEDISLFIRGVGQGTDIVRKEMYVFEDKKGRKLCLRPEGTAGVMRAFIEHNLGIGNPVNKLFYIGPMFRYERPQAGRYRQHTQIGVELIGSLIPCLDAEVISLAYNYLKDLGLKEIHVHLNSVGCSNCRGKYKDILKEELHKRLNDFCPDCQDRFKLNILRVFDCKVLSCKELLSGTPVITDFICPDCGEHLREVEKYLNLLNVDYERNPRLVRGLDYYTRTTFEIIFLGLGAQNALAAGGRYDKLISELGGDDVPGIGFAAGLDRIIMAVDESKIPWPAFPAPDIYFVPLGAKAYDYLFPLCQKFRLNGLKCEIGYDEKRLLKNHLKEADKLKAKKVVIIGDRELDRGIAIIKMMDTGEQKEIKLEELSPGEKELEKNS, from the coding sequence ATGGAAAAAATTAAAGCGGTAAGAGGCACAAGGGATATATTGCCTGAGGAAGCAGGCAAATGGCAGTTTTTGGAAAGTAAAGCGCGGGAGTTTTTTTCTATTTACAATTATAAAGAAATACGGACCCCGGTTTTTGAAGACATCTCGCTTTTTATAAGGGGGGTGGGCCAGGGGACAGACATTGTCCGTAAAGAGATGTATGTCTTTGAGGACAAGAAGGGAAGGAAATTATGCCTGAGGCCCGAAGGGACTGCCGGGGTCATGAGGGCGTTTATAGAGCATAATCTGGGAATTGGAAACCCGGTTAATAAATTGTTTTATATCGGGCCTATGTTTCGTTATGAACGGCCCCAGGCAGGAAGGTATCGTCAGCATACACAGATTGGCGTTGAGCTGATCGGGAGTTTGATCCCGTGTTTAGACGCGGAAGTCATCTCTTTGGCATACAATTATTTGAAAGATTTGGGATTGAAGGAAATCCATGTCCATCTGAACAGTGTAGGGTGTTCAAATTGCAGGGGCAAGTATAAAGATATTTTAAAGGAAGAGCTTCATAAAAGGCTTAATGACTTTTGCCCTGACTGCCAGGATAGGTTTAAATTGAATATTTTACGGGTTTTTGACTGCAAGGTTTTATCCTGTAAGGAACTTTTATCCGGTACTCCTGTAATTACAGATTTTATATGTCCTGATTGCGGGGAACATCTCAGGGAGGTGGAAAAATATTTGAATCTGTTAAATGTTGATTACGAGAGAAATCCGAGATTGGTGCGTGGATTGGATTATTACACGCGGACAACTTTTGAAATTATTTTCCTGGGTTTGGGCGCGCAAAACGCCCTGGCGGCCGGCGGCAGGTACGATAAGTTAATCAGTGAACTGGGCGGGGACGATGTCCCCGGGATTGGTTTTGCCGCGGGCCTGGACCGTATAATCATGGCCGTGGATGAAAGCAAAATTCCCTGGCCCGCTTTTCCTGCGCCGGATATTTATTTTGTTCCTCTTGGCGCGAAGGCTTATGATTATCTTTTTCCTCTCTGTCAAAAATTTCGCCTTAATGGTTTAAAATGTGAAATTGGATATGATGAAAAAAGGCTTTTAAAGAACCATCTTAAAGAGGCGGATAAATTAAAGGCGAAAAAGGTTGTGATTATAGGTGACAGGGAACTGGACCGCGGAATAGCGATTATTAAAATGATGGATACAGGGGAACAGAAGGAAATAAAATTGGAAGAGCTATCACCAGGGGAGAAAGAACTTGAAAAGAACTCATAA